A single region of the Aquarana catesbeiana isolate 2022-GZ linkage group LG07, ASM4218655v1, whole genome shotgun sequence genome encodes:
- the LOC141102440 gene encoding uncharacterized protein — MELRETQSSWEDVDNIQRAGGEAACAVGGSQCQSLEVSVDTQETNIAEPSTQLELPEVQLTPIELPVVEQPQVEEPPTRRPLPPRSSRPIGGRMNETMERFSTLMAKLDQKLDTLETEESGFGCMVAGMLKKVPQDRKNAVKKSIMDILEANIQSAPATEQSSIFVHPPPPSGPYYNFPNPTPPRTHHYYPPRFRPYTDEYGNTQNLGNPPIPYPSPSPIPSTLTSQRFGEESILMPPTPSPRPSTSSTQPTYHQL, encoded by the exons ATGGAACTAAGAGA AACACAATCAAGTTGGGAGGACGTAGACAACATACAGCGGGCAGGTGGAGAGGCAGCATGCGCTGTAGGAGGGTCTCAGTGTCAGTCACTTGAGGTTTCTGTAGACACACAGGAGACCAACATTGCAGAGCCTTCTACCCAGCTTGAGCTGCCAGAGGTCCAGCTAACACCTATTGAGCTGCCAGTTGTCGAGCAGCCCCAAGTCGAGGAACCGCCTACGCGAAGGCCTCTCCCTCCAAGGTCCAGCAGACCGATAGGGGGAAGAATGAACGAAACAATGGAGCGTTTTTCAACCCTGATGGCCAAACTTGATCAGAAACTGGATACCCTCGAGACTGAGGAGAGTGGCTTTGGATGTATGGTTGCAGGAATGCTCAAAAAAGTGCCACAGGACAGAAAGAACGCTGTCAAAAAATCTATAATGGACATCCTGGAGGCAAACATCCAAAGTGCTCCAGCTACTGAGCAATCCTCAATTTTTGTCCACCCACCACCCCCATCCGGTCCTTATTACAATTTTCCTAACCCTACCCCACCCAGAACCCACCACTACTACCCCCCTCGCTTCCGTCCATACACGGACGAATATGGAAATACCCAAAATCTTGGAAATCCCCCGATCCCCTATCCATCACCGTCCCCTATTCCAAGTACCCTTACTAGTCAAAGATTCGGTGAAGAATCTATTCTGATGCCACCCACACCATCCCCAAGGCCTTCCACCAGCTCTACTCAGCCGACCTACCACcaattgtaa